The following are encoded in a window of Haloarcula halophila genomic DNA:
- a CDS encoding NOG1 family protein: MSHPFENLPTTPTSEEILDKAFSRATRAGGAKEGVEAQQSMLMTASNIVSDNLQNVAQSWPTIDELEPFYVELADAVIDDSAESDQQQGIDDLKQHLSRVSWAGRKAKEIRQEYESRLVRGDKETARKLRKQAFARMADVVEQVEEDLAAVSTARDALKVLPDIRPDEPTIVVAGYPNVGKSSFVNTVTRADNEIAAYPFTTTQIRVGHFEDGRIRYQLVDTPGLLDRPPEERNEIESQAVSALEHAADAVLVLLDPTGNCGYPLSQQLELRDAIAERFDVPVLTIANKSDLSTDVEADHYMSVTEADNVEGVLDAAVEAVDYELELPFDEE, encoded by the coding sequence ATGAGCCATCCCTTCGAGAATCTACCGACGACGCCGACGTCCGAGGAGATACTGGACAAGGCGTTCTCGCGAGCGACCCGGGCCGGCGGCGCCAAGGAGGGCGTCGAGGCCCAGCAGTCGATGCTGATGACCGCCTCGAACATCGTCTCGGACAACCTCCAGAACGTCGCCCAGTCCTGGCCGACCATCGACGAGTTGGAGCCGTTCTACGTGGAACTGGCCGACGCCGTGATCGACGATTCCGCCGAGAGCGACCAGCAACAGGGTATCGACGACCTGAAACAGCACCTCTCGCGCGTCTCCTGGGCCGGCCGGAAAGCAAAGGAGATCCGCCAGGAGTACGAGAGCCGTCTCGTCCGCGGCGACAAGGAGACCGCCCGCAAACTCCGCAAGCAGGCGTTTGCCCGCATGGCCGACGTCGTCGAACAGGTCGAGGAGGATCTCGCGGCCGTCTCGACGGCCCGTGACGCCCTGAAAGTCCTCCCCGACATCCGACCCGACGAGCCGACCATCGTCGTCGCCGGCTACCCCAACGTCGGCAAGTCCTCCTTCGTCAACACCGTCACCCGCGCGGACAACGAGATCGCGGCTTACCCCTTCACGACGACACAGATCCGCGTCGGTCACTTCGAGGACGGGCGCATCCGGTACCAACTGGTCGACACGCCGGGACTGCTGGACCGACCGCCGGAGGAGCGAAACGAGATCGAGTCACAGGCGGTCAGCGCGCTCGAACACGCCGCCGACGCCGTCCTGGTCCTGCTGGACCCGACGGGCAACTGTGGGTACCCCCTCTCCCAGCAACTCGAACTCCGTGACGCCATCGCCGAGCGCTTCGACGTGCCGGTCCTGACGATCGCCAACAAGAGCGACCTCTCGACGGACGTCGAGGCCGACCACTACATGAGCGTCACCGAAGCCGACAACGTCGAGGGCGTCCTCGACGCCGCCGTCGAGGCCGTCGACTACGAACTCGAACTCCCCTTCGACGAGGAGTGA
- a CDS encoding riboflavin synthase has product MFTGIVESTGEVLAVEDDEGGRRLRIDAPFSELDHGQSISVSGACLTVEAFGEGWFEVFLAQETLARTFLDEIRAGDRLNLERAMPADGRFDGHIVQGHVDATAEVVGIDQEGEDWTFSFSLPDAQRDYLVEKGSITVDGISLTVAARNDEHFDVAIIPTTYDETTLSEKSVGDPVHLEVDVVAKYVEQLC; this is encoded by the coding sequence ATGTTCACCGGTATCGTCGAGTCGACCGGCGAAGTACTCGCAGTCGAAGACGACGAGGGCGGCCGTCGGCTCCGGATCGACGCCCCGTTCTCGGAACTGGACCACGGCCAGTCGATCAGCGTCAGCGGCGCCTGTCTCACCGTCGAGGCGTTCGGCGAGGGTTGGTTCGAGGTGTTCCTCGCCCAGGAGACGCTCGCCCGGACGTTCCTCGACGAGATCCGGGCGGGCGACCGGCTCAACCTCGAACGAGCGATGCCCGCCGACGGCCGGTTCGACGGCCACATCGTCCAGGGTCACGTCGACGCCACTGCCGAGGTCGTCGGCATCGACCAGGAGGGTGAGGACTGGACGTTCTCCTTCTCGCTGCCCGACGCCCAGCGGGACTACCTCGTCGAGAAGGGATCGATCACCGTCGACGGCATCAGCCTCACCGTCGCCGCCCGCAACGACGAGCACTTCGACGTCGCGATCATCCCGACGACCTACGACGAGACGACGCTCTCGGAGAAGTCGGTCGGCGACCCGGTCCACCTAGAGGTCGACGTCGTCGCCAAGTACGTCGAACAGCTCTGTTAG
- a CDS encoding PrsW family intramembrane metalloprotease yields MARRRRDPVEANADPSEDLYEIADWEPRSVLDRFAHWLYYVSLRAIRWLTVLLAILILGLQILFGSLGAIGDQPVVAGMALLSAVPALALAAYIWYADVTTQEPLTLLVGTFLLGVLFAGFAGFLNVFIGVPVQAIGSGFGLFPPAGQFFFFFLVVGPVEESVKLLAVRLYAFRDDRFDAVIDGAVYGAAAGLGFATIENALYISQNTEIVGGTFRAIGESSGITAIRALAGPGHVIYSAFAGYYLGLAKFNPREAGPIVLKGLLIASIIHAMYNTLASPVTFIISEVYNVDYLVAFFGFVVVYDSVFGFVLVRKLRAYRQAYSRAHETDDGPQYRAEETEFES; encoded by the coding sequence ATGGCACGGCGACGGCGGGACCCGGTCGAAGCGAACGCGGACCCATCCGAAGACCTCTACGAGATCGCGGACTGGGAGCCCCGCTCCGTTCTCGACCGGTTCGCCCACTGGCTCTACTACGTCTCCCTGCGGGCGATCCGGTGGCTGACGGTCCTGCTCGCGATCCTCATCCTCGGTCTCCAGATCCTGTTCGGGAGCCTGGGCGCGATCGGCGATCAGCCGGTCGTCGCCGGGATGGCGCTGCTGTCGGCGGTCCCCGCGCTGGCGCTTGCCGCCTACATCTGGTACGCGGACGTGACGACCCAGGAACCGCTGACACTGCTCGTCGGGACCTTCCTGTTGGGTGTGCTGTTCGCGGGGTTTGCGGGCTTCCTCAACGTCTTCATCGGCGTCCCGGTCCAGGCGATCGGGTCTGGGTTCGGGCTGTTTCCCCCGGCCGGCCAGTTCTTCTTCTTCTTCCTGGTCGTCGGTCCCGTCGAAGAAAGCGTGAAACTGCTGGCCGTGCGCCTCTATGCGTTCCGTGACGACCGGTTCGACGCGGTGATCGACGGGGCGGTCTACGGCGCCGCGGCGGGACTGGGCTTTGCGACCATCGAGAACGCCTTGTATATCTCTCAGAACACCGAGATCGTCGGCGGGACGTTCCGGGCGATCGGGGAGAGCAGCGGAATCACCGCGATCCGGGCACTGGCCGGTCCGGGCCACGTCATCTACTCGGCGTTCGCCGGCTACTACCTCGGTCTAGCGAAATTCAACCCGAGAGAGGCCGGCCCGATCGTCCTCAAGGGGTTGCTCATCGCCTCGATCATCCACGCGATGTACAACACGCTGGCCAGCCCGGTGACGTTCATCATCTCGGAGGTGTACAACGTCGACTATCTCGTCGCCTTCTTCGGGTTCGTCGTCGTCTACGACTCGGTGTTCGGGTTCGTCCTGGTACGGAAACTGCGGGCGTACCGACAGGCGTACTCGCGGGCCCACGAGACCGACGACGGGCCACAGTATCGAGCCGAAGAGACCGAGTTCGAGTCCTAA
- a CDS encoding Hsp20/alpha crystallin family protein — MRRDDDDPFDEFFREIERMMDEMMGAEGEVHIDRDTSADGGNIHVDVHETDEEVRVVADVPGVEKEAIDLKCDGTVLTIDAGSHDREYHERLTLPSRVDEHSASATYNNGILEVTFDREEDSADIEL; from the coding sequence ATGAGACGCGACGACGACGATCCGTTCGACGAGTTCTTTCGGGAGATAGAGCGGATGATGGACGAGATGATGGGCGCCGAGGGGGAGGTCCACATCGATCGGGACACGAGTGCGGACGGCGGGAACATCCACGTCGACGTCCACGAGACCGACGAGGAGGTCCGGGTCGTCGCCGACGTCCCCGGTGTCGAAAAGGAGGCGATCGATCTGAAGTGTGACGGCACGGTGTTGACCATCGACGCCGGCAGTCACGACCGGGAGTACCACGAACGGCTCACTCTACCGAGCCGAGTCGACGAGCACTCCGCTTCGGCGACGTACAACAACGGGATCCTCGAAGTCACCTTCGACCGCGAAGAGGACTCGGCCGACATCGAGCTATAG
- a CDS encoding ATP-grasp domain-containing protein has protein sequence MLRLAVATRAETFERMREPLAQRGIEIGHVETAERAIPLGESPFGTYDVGLVYPSRIMEGAVADAMLDVPWINDREAILRSRNKADVLARLGNSDLPVPETVVVSNPADEADLVAAFERIGPPVVVKPNSTTRGVGVTVAHDLDSFLGIADYLDLVHDYRATGDRSFLVQEYLPDARDYRAMVLDGEYVGAVERRLSEEQRANGRWKHNVHRGAEATGVDLPSEHRRLAERAAAVLDIDYLGVDLLVTDDRTVVTETNARPTIDSAAKYEVGFWDDLAGLIRETSER, from the coding sequence ATGCTCCGACTCGCCGTCGCCACCCGCGCCGAGACCTTCGAGCGGATGCGCGAGCCACTCGCCCAGCGTGGCATCGAGATCGGCCACGTCGAGACCGCCGAACGGGCGATTCCCCTCGGTGAGTCGCCCTTCGGGACCTACGACGTGGGCCTCGTCTACCCCTCGCGCATCATGGAGGGGGCCGTCGCTGACGCGATGCTCGATGTCCCGTGGATCAACGACCGCGAGGCCATCCTCCGCTCACGGAACAAGGCGGACGTGTTAGCACGACTCGGGAACTCCGACTTGCCAGTCCCGGAGACGGTCGTCGTATCGAATCCGGCTGACGAGGCCGACCTCGTGGCTGCCTTCGAGCGAATCGGCCCGCCCGTCGTCGTCAAACCCAACTCGACGACCCGCGGTGTCGGTGTCACGGTCGCTCACGACCTCGATTCCTTCCTGGGAATCGCGGACTACCTCGACTTGGTACACGACTACCGCGCGACTGGGGACCGATCGTTTCTGGTCCAGGAGTACCTCCCCGACGCCCGCGACTATCGGGCGATGGTCCTCGACGGCGAGTACGTCGGAGCGGTCGAGCGTCGTCTGTCCGAGGAGCAACGGGCGAACGGCCGCTGGAAGCACAACGTCCACCGCGGTGCCGAGGCGACCGGCGTCGACCTCCCTTCCGAACACCGACGGCTGGCCGAACGAGCGGCCGCGGTGCTGGACATCGACTATCTGGGGGTCGATCTGCTCGTGACCGACGACCGCACAGTCGTGACCGAGACGAACGCACGACCGACTATCGATAGCGCGGCGAAGTACGAAGTCGGATTCTGGGACGATCTCGCGGGACTGATACGAGAGACTTCGGAGCGGTAA
- the gap gene encoding type I glyceraldehyde-3-phosphate dehydrogenase — MSDPVRVGLNGFGRIGRNVFRASLENDDVEIVGINDVMDDDEIDYFAQYDTVMGTLDGVGVEDGVLSVEGTDFEAGVFHETDPTQLPWDDLDVDVAFEATGIFRTKEDASQHLEAGADKVLISAPPKGDDPVKQIVYGVNEDEYDGEDVVSNASCTTNSITPVAKVLDEEFGINVGQLTTVHAYTGSQNLMDGPNGKPRRRRAAAENIIPTSTGAAQATTEVLPELEGKLDGMAIRVPVPNGSITEFVVDLDDDVTEADVNAAFEEAATGELEGVLGVTDEDVVSTDILGDPYSTQVDLESTNVVNGQTKILTWYDNEYGFSCRMLDVAQYITEA; from the coding sequence ATGAGCGACCCAGTTCGTGTCGGCCTCAACGGCTTCGGCCGGATCGGCCGGAACGTATTTCGTGCTTCGCTGGAGAACGACGACGTCGAGATCGTCGGGATCAACGACGTGATGGACGACGACGAGATCGATTACTTCGCACAGTACGACACCGTTATGGGAACACTCGACGGTGTAGGCGTCGAAGACGGTGTTCTCTCGGTCGAGGGTACCGACTTCGAGGCGGGCGTCTTCCACGAGACCGACCCGACCCAGCTCCCCTGGGACGACCTCGACGTCGATGTCGCCTTCGAGGCGACCGGCATCTTCCGCACCAAGGAAGACGCCAGTCAGCACCTCGAAGCGGGTGCCGACAAGGTCCTGATCTCGGCACCGCCGAAAGGTGACGACCCCGTCAAACAGATCGTCTACGGCGTCAACGAGGACGAGTACGACGGCGAGGACGTCGTCTCGAACGCCTCCTGTACGACGAACTCCATCACCCCCGTGGCGAAGGTGCTCGACGAGGAGTTCGGTATCAACGTCGGCCAGCTAACGACCGTCCACGCCTACACCGGCTCCCAGAACCTGATGGACGGTCCCAACGGTAAGCCCCGGCGCCGCCGCGCGGCCGCCGAGAACATTATCCCGACCTCGACGGGCGCCGCACAGGCGACTACCGAGGTTCTGCCCGAACTCGAAGGCAAACTCGACGGGATGGCCATCCGCGTCCCGGTCCCCAACGGCTCGATCACGGAGTTCGTCGTCGACCTCGACGACGACGTGACCGAGGCTGATGTCAACGCCGCCTTCGAGGAGGCCGCTACCGGCGAACTGGAGGGTGTCCTGGGTGTCACCGACGAGGACGTCGTCTCGACGGATATCCTCGGCGACCCCTACTCGACGCAGGTCGACCTGGAGTCGACGAACGTCGTCAACGGACAGACGAAGATCCTGACCTGGTACGACAACGAGTACGGCTTCTCGTGCCGGATGCTCGACGTGGCGCAGTACATCACCGAGGCGTAA
- the hisE gene encoding phosphoribosyl-ATP diphosphatase, translating to MRDSDADIVRELFEVIEDRKETLPEDSYTASLFTHEKGENAVLEKLGEETTELVLAAKDDDREEIAHEAADIVYHMLVLLSMKEMDVEDLLDELETRR from the coding sequence ATGCGCGACAGCGACGCCGACATCGTCCGGGAGCTGTTCGAGGTCATCGAGGACCGCAAGGAGACTCTCCCCGAGGACTCCTACACTGCCTCGCTGTTCACCCACGAGAAAGGAGAAAACGCCGTCTTAGAGAAACTCGGCGAGGAGACGACGGAACTCGTTTTGGCAGCCAAAGACGACGACCGTGAGGAGATCGCCCACGAAGCCGCGGATATCGTCTACCACATGCTCGTCCTGCTGTCGATGAAGGAGATGGACGTCGAGGACCTGCTGGACGAACTGGAAACGCGACGGTAG
- a CDS encoding ASCH domain-containing protein, which produces MAHIDAGELLPNEHVQQMAAAGRVTQLHRGHAYAEAGDTFEIDGQRFEVTDVTRRTLGDLTDEDARREGSEDLDAYRQRLERVHDSFEWDDDSEVVRHRFEAVDGE; this is translated from the coding sequence ATGGCACACATCGACGCCGGCGAACTCCTGCCAAACGAGCACGTCCAGCAGATGGCCGCCGCGGGCCGAGTCACACAACTACACCGCGGGCACGCCTACGCAGAGGCGGGCGATACCTTCGAGATCGACGGGCAACGGTTCGAGGTGACCGACGTGACCCGGCGAACGCTCGGCGATCTGACCGACGAGGACGCCCGCCGCGAAGGGTCTGAGGACCTGGATGCCTACCGCCAGCGGCTCGAACGCGTCCACGACTCCTTCGAGTGGGACGACGACAGCGAGGTCGTCCGCCACCGGTTCGAAGCCGTCGACGGCGAGTGA
- a CDS encoding SIMPL domain-containing protein produces the protein MDAKLLAISGAVVLLAVGAVGLTVGNTGQATTPDNATVSVSADADVERTPDRAVVTVAAVGRGETAEAARNALSGDAQSIQQALSGEDATVTSSRFRIEPEYERTETGREQVGYIAVHTIEAETGDVNTTGTLVDTAVDAGADRVEGIRYELNEQTRQDAREEALQTAMDRARADADTVADAADRSVGDVATIQTSQSDNYVVYAETAAADAGGRTTIQPTTITVDASVQVTYTLD, from the coding sequence ATGGACGCGAAACTACTTGCGATCAGTGGCGCAGTCGTACTGTTGGCAGTCGGCGCTGTCGGCCTGACAGTCGGGAATACGGGACAGGCGACGACACCGGACAACGCGACGGTCAGCGTCAGCGCGGACGCGGACGTGGAACGGACGCCCGACCGGGCGGTCGTCACCGTCGCGGCCGTCGGTCGCGGTGAGACCGCCGAAGCAGCACGTAACGCCCTCAGCGGCGACGCACAGTCGATCCAGCAGGCACTCAGCGGCGAAGACGCGACGGTGACCTCCTCGCGGTTCCGGATCGAACCGGAGTACGAGCGGACCGAGACCGGCCGTGAACAGGTCGGCTACATCGCCGTCCACACCATCGAGGCCGAGACCGGCGACGTGAACACGACCGGGACGCTCGTCGACACCGCCGTCGACGCCGGCGCCGACCGCGTCGAAGGGATCCGCTACGAACTGAACGAACAGACCCGGCAGGACGCCCGCGAGGAGGCCCTGCAGACGGCGATGGATCGGGCGCGTGCCGACGCGGACACGGTCGCCGACGCTGCCGACCGCTCGGTCGGTGACGTGGCCACGATCCAGACGAGCCAGAGCGACAACTACGTCGTCTACGCGGAGACCGCGGCCGCCGACGCCGGCGGGCGGACGACCATCCAACCGACGACGATCACCGTCGACGCGTCGGTCCAGGTGACCTACACGCTAGACTGA
- a CDS encoding TIGR00341 family protein: MRLVQITIPTGKRDAVLDVLETEEIDYVLNDETSGREFTAVVSFPLPTNAVEPVLEELRSVGIDDDAYTVVLEANTVISKRFEELEDRYAEEEDEDRIAREELTAKARDLAPSLSTYVIMTVISAVIATAGLLLDSPAVVVGSMVIAPLIGPAMTANVGTVVDDHELFVRGVKLQAIGLLVAIASATVFAALVRYAHVIPPLADVTSVGQIRERVAPDFLSLVVAIGAGAAGVLSLTSGVSTALVGVMIAVALIPPAATVGIGIAWGQPLVSLGSGVLVLVNVLSINLAVLVGLWYQGYRPEHWFREGDARSATIQRIGVLVVSILVLSAFLGGVTLDSFNRATTEEDIRTGIEDGADEHVRILGVEVEYTNTAIFQRPQRVIVTVGLPPSANGGPPGLADEFDAIADRAAGRDVETEVHYVTVESTA; the protein is encoded by the coding sequence GTGCGGCTGGTCCAGATCACGATTCCGACGGGCAAGCGAGACGCGGTGTTGGACGTCCTCGAAACCGAGGAGATCGACTACGTACTGAACGACGAGACGAGCGGCCGGGAGTTCACCGCCGTCGTCTCGTTCCCGCTGCCGACCAACGCCGTCGAGCCGGTGTTGGAGGAACTCCGGTCGGTCGGGATCGACGACGACGCCTACACCGTCGTCCTGGAGGCCAACACAGTCATCTCGAAGCGATTCGAGGAACTCGAAGACCGGTACGCCGAGGAGGAAGACGAGGACCGTATCGCCCGCGAGGAACTGACGGCGAAGGCCCGGGACCTGGCACCGTCGCTGTCGACCTACGTCATCATGACGGTCATCAGTGCGGTCATCGCCACGGCCGGGCTCCTACTGGACTCGCCGGCGGTCGTCGTCGGCTCGATGGTCATCGCGCCGTTGATCGGGCCAGCGATGACCGCGAACGTCGGGACCGTCGTCGACGACCACGAGTTGTTCGTCCGCGGGGTCAAGCTCCAGGCGATCGGCTTGCTCGTGGCCATCGCGAGCGCGACCGTCTTCGCGGCGCTCGTCCGCTACGCCCACGTCATCCCACCGCTGGCCGACGTTACCTCGGTCGGGCAGATCCGCGAGCGGGTCGCGCCCGACTTCCTCTCGCTCGTGGTCGCGATCGGTGCCGGCGCGGCGGGCGTACTCAGTCTCACCAGCGGCGTCTCGACGGCACTGGTCGGCGTGATGATCGCCGTCGCGCTCATCCCGCCGGCGGCGACGGTCGGCATCGGCATCGCCTGGGGCCAACCGCTCGTGAGCCTCGGATCGGGCGTGTTGGTGCTGGTGAACGTCCTCTCGATCAACCTCGCGGTCCTCGTGGGGTTGTGGTACCAGGGGTACCGGCCCGAACACTGGTTCCGGGAGGGTGACGCTCGTTCGGCGACCATCCAGCGGATCGGCGTCCTCGTGGTCTCGATTCTGGTCCTCTCGGCGTTTCTGGGGGGCGTGACACTCGACTCGTTCAACCGCGCGACGACCGAGGAGGACATCCGAACGGGGATCGAAGACGGCGCCGACGAGCACGTACGGATACTCGGCGTGGAGGTCGAGTACACCAACACGGCCATCTTCCAGCGACCCCAGCGCGTGATCGTCACCGTCGGCCTCCCGCCCAGCGCGAACGGCGGACCGCCGGGACTGGCCGACGAGTTCGACGCCATCGCCGACCGGGCCGCCGGGCGGGACGTGGAGACCGAGGTCCACTACGTCACCGTCGAAAGTACCGCCTAA
- a CDS encoding phosphoglycerate kinase: MTFQTLDDLEDGQRVLVRLDLNSPVEDGEVQDNRRFDRHAETIRELVDREFEIAVMAHQGRPGRDDFVSLEQHAEILAAHIDQAVDFVDETYGPQAIHDIADLDGGDVLVLENTRMCDDELPEEDSEVKSQTEFVQTLKGEFDAYINDAYSAAHRSHASLVGFPLVMDAYAGRVMETEYEANTAIAEKEFDGQVTMVVGGTKATDVIDVMTHLDEKVDDFLLGGIAGELFLRAAGHPVGYDIDDANLYDEQWEANSGKIETMLDDHGDQITLAVDLAYEDDGDRAEQAVDDIEEKTVSYLDVGSETVMEYSPIIRDSEAVFVKGALGMFEDERFSVGTAGVLEAIADTDCFSVVGGGDTSRAIEMYGMSEDEFGHVSIAGGAYIRALTGAKLVGVEVLKR; encoded by the coding sequence ATGACGTTCCAGACGCTCGACGACCTCGAGGACGGCCAGCGCGTCCTCGTCCGCCTCGACCTCAACTCGCCGGTCGAGGACGGCGAGGTACAGGACAACCGCCGGTTCGACCGCCACGCCGAGACGATCCGCGAACTGGTCGACCGGGAGTTCGAGATCGCGGTCATGGCCCACCAGGGCCGCCCCGGCCGTGACGATTTCGTCTCGCTCGAACAGCACGCCGAGATCCTCGCGGCCCACATCGACCAGGCCGTCGACTTCGTCGACGAGACCTACGGCCCCCAGGCCATCCACGACATCGCCGATCTGGACGGTGGTGACGTGCTCGTCCTGGAGAACACCCGGATGTGCGACGACGAACTCCCCGAGGAGGACTCCGAGGTCAAATCCCAGACCGAGTTCGTCCAGACGCTGAAAGGCGAGTTCGACGCTTACATCAACGACGCCTACTCGGCGGCCCACCGCTCGCACGCCTCCCTCGTGGGGTTCCCGCTGGTGATGGACGCCTACGCCGGCCGGGTCATGGAGACCGAGTACGAGGCCAACACCGCCATCGCAGAGAAGGAGTTCGACGGCCAGGTGACGATGGTCGTCGGCGGCACCAAGGCCACCGACGTCATCGACGTGATGACCCACCTCGACGAGAAGGTCGACGACTTCCTGCTGGGCGGGATCGCCGGCGAACTGTTCCTCCGTGCGGCGGGCCACCCCGTCGGCTACGACATCGACGACGCGAACCTCTACGACGAGCAGTGGGAGGCAAACAGCGGGAAGATCGAGACGATGCTTGACGACCACGGCGACCAGATCACGCTGGCCGTGGACCTGGCCTACGAGGACGACGGTGACCGCGCCGAACAGGCCGTCGACGACATCGAGGAGAAGACGGTCTCGTATCTCGACGTGGGTTCGGAGACGGTCATGGAGTACTCCCCGATCATCCGCGACTCCGAGGCGGTCTTCGTGAAGGGTGCGCTCGGGATGTTCGAGGACGAACGGTTCTCCGTCGGCACGGCCGGCGTGCTGGAAGCCATCGCCGACACCGACTGCTTCTCCGTGGTCGGGGGCGGCGACACCTCCCGTGCCATCGAGATGTACGGCATGTCGGAAGACGAGTTCGGGCACGTCTCGATCGCGGGCGGGGCCTACATCCGCGCGCTCACCGGCGCGAAACTCGTCGGCGTCGAAGTCCTCAAGCGCTGA
- the pdxT gene encoding pyridoxal 5'-phosphate synthase glutaminase subunit PdxT gives MTLRAGVLAVQGDVSEHAAAIERAAAAHDETAEVVEIREAGLVPDCDVLLMPGGESTTISRHIHRIGLDEEIQTHVAAGKPVLATCAGLIVAASDAHDDRVDTLNLVDVTVERNAFGRQKDSFEAALDVSGLDEPFPAVFIRAPLIDYVGDDVEVLATWDDQAVAVRDGPVVGTSFHPELTADSRLHDLVFFEA, from the coding sequence ATGACTCTTCGGGCGGGTGTACTCGCTGTCCAGGGCGACGTCTCGGAACACGCGGCGGCGATCGAACGGGCCGCCGCGGCCCACGACGAGACTGCCGAGGTCGTCGAGATCCGCGAGGCCGGGCTCGTCCCCGACTGTGACGTCTTGCTCATGCCGGGTGGCGAATCCACGACGATCTCACGACACATCCACCGCATCGGTCTCGACGAGGAGATCCAGACCCACGTCGCGGCCGGAAAACCCGTGCTCGCGACCTGTGCCGGGCTCATCGTCGCCGCCAGCGACGCCCACGACGACCGCGTGGACACGCTGAACCTCGTCGACGTCACCGTCGAGCGCAACGCCTTCGGCCGACAGAAAGACAGTTTCGAGGCCGCCCTCGACGTCTCGGGGCTGGACGAACCGTTCCCGGCGGTGTTCATCCGGGCGCCGCTGATCGACTACGTCGGCGACGACGTGGAGGTCCTGGCGACCTGGGACGATCAGGCGGTTGCGGTCCGTGACGGTCCCGTCGTCGGGACTTCCTTCCACCCGGAGCTGACCGCGGACTCCCGGCTCCACGATCTGGTCTTCTTCGAGGCGTAG